Genomic window (Pseudomonadota bacterium):
CTTCAGGCCGCTCCTTCTGGCCTGGGCGGGACGGGGAGAGCTGGCGACGCTCGTCGGCGCCGAGATCGACGGACCCTTCTCCGCCTTGAGCGGCCGCGCGCTCTTAAGCGCTTTCTATCTCAACGAACTCTTGATGCGGGTATTGCATCGGGACGATCCGCACCCGGCGCTCTTCGCGGCCTATCGCCAAGCCTTGGAAGCTCTCGCGCAAGCCGGGAACGAGGAGCCGGCCTTGCGCTTGTTCGAGAAACGTCTGCTCGAAGACATCGGCTATGGTCTCAGCCTGAGCTTTGATGTGGATGCCAATGCCCCCATTGAACCTGAGCGCGATTATTACTATCAAAGCGATAAAGGTCCCTGGCGTGATCCACCCGCGCACGTCGATACCGTTAAGGTACAGGGGCGCACCTTGATCGCCTTAGCCGCCGCGCTGTTCCATGAACCTGAAGTACTCAGTGAGTCGAAACGGTTGATGCGATTTATCCTTGCTTCCCATATCGGCGGCCGGCCGTTGGCCAGCCGGCAATTGTTCAGTTAGAGCGTCGAGATCAATGCTTACACGAGGACCGGTTCTGCTTGGAGTCAACATCGACCACGTGGCGACGTTAAGGCAAGCGCGGGGAACCCGGTACCCCGATCCCGTTCAAGCCGCCATGGAAGCGCAGCATGCCGGAGCGGACGCCATCACGATACATTTGCGTGAGGACCGGCGCCATATACAGGAGCGCGATGTCGAACTGCTCGCTGCCGTGCTTCAAGTGCGCATGAACCTCGAAATGGCGGTGACCGATGCTATGCTCGCGTTGGCCGAGCGGATCCGTCCGGCGGAGTGTTGTTTTGTACCCGAAAGACGACAGGAATTGACCACCGAAGGAGGGCTGGATGTCGCGGCACAACTCGACGCGATTTCAGCGGCATGCAAACGTATCGAGGGCGTGGGCACCCGCGCGTCGCTGTTTATCGACCCCGACCCGCGCCAAATCGAAGCCGCCCGCGAGGCGGGCGCCGCGGTCATCGAAATCCACACGGGACGCTATGCGGACGCGGCGGATCCCGGCGCGCGGGAACACGAGCTCCGGCGTATCGTTGTGGCGGTCCGGATGGCCGCAAGTCAGGGGTTGCGAGTCCATGCCGGACACGGCCTCAATTATCAGAACGTTGGTCCGATTGCGGCTGTAGCCGAGGTAGAGGAGCTCAATATTGGGCACGCGATCGTCGCGCGCGCGGTGTTCAGCGGTCTCGGGGAGGCGGTACGTGAGATGAAAAGGCTGATGCTGGAAGCCCGGCGATGATCCATGGGATCGGCGTCGACATCGTCAAGGTCGAGCGCATGCGCGCGGGCTTACAGCGTTTCGGGCACAGGTTTTCACGCCGGATCCTCACCGCTGAAGAGCACTCCGAGTTCGAATCCCGCCGCTGCCCGCCGCGGTTTCTTGCGAGCCGTTTCGCGGCAAAAGAGGCTTATTCGAAAGCTCTTGGCACCGGATTCCGGGACGGTCTCACACTCCACACCCTAAGTGTCAGCCACGACCCGCTGGGCCGGCCGCTGATGATTTGCGCGGGCCGCGCGGCCGAGATCATTGAAGATCTCGCTATTGACAGTATCTACCTGTCGCTTAGCGATGAAATCGATTTTGCCGTAGCCTTCGTGGTTTTGGCCCGGAACGACCGATAAATACTGCCGAAACAGCGCCGACGGCATGCACGCTACTCGCGATGCGAGCGGTCCCTTAGCTTAGCTCTCCGGGATTGACGGCGGGTTAGGTACGGCGACCCGGTCTTCTCGGCGGGCGTAACCCTCGGGTTCGGGAGCACTGGCCGGCAAACTATGCTGCGGGCTTGCATCTAATCCGGCCGGACGCTCGGGCACCGGGCCCATCGCGTCGTTGGTATCGCTCGGGCGCTCGCCGTCCTCGCTCGGGGTAGAGACGCGTTGGCCATCGGCCGCTCCGCCATTCCGTGAGCCCGTTCCTCGTGGGGAACGGCGTCTGCCATGACCACCACTACGGCGGCCGGAGCGAGAGCGGCCCCGCGGCCGTTGCGAGATATGCCGCTCGCCGGCGACCGCGCCGGGGGTTTCGTTTCCTACCACGGGTACCGGAGCATCAGCGGACGCTTCGGAAGCCGCCGCGGAAGGAGCCTCAAAGGCACCTGGAGCTGGCGTCCGCACCGGTGATCTCTGCTGCCGGCCGCCGCGGCCGCCTCGGGACGATCGCCCGCCGCGCCGCCGCGCTGGCCGGTCGCCACCCATAGGGGGGCGTTGCTGTGGGGGTGGCGTGACTTCTTCTGGCGCTCCGATCTCTTCCGAACCGGGTTGCACCGACTGTGGTTCCTCTCTCTCGTCACCGAACAAAGTCGTTATAAACCTGCGGATGAATCCCGGGTGCGGCGGTGTGGTTGACAGCAGAGGCTCGCTGCGGATCTGGGGTGCTGGTATATCCCTCAAGACCTCCTTGACAGCAGCTTCTGTTTGCGGCCGTTTATCTCTGGTTCCCATGTCCCCAGCGTCCACCACTGGCGCGGGTATCAGGCGATAGCTAGGATCGGCCGCGGCGTGAAGATCCTGCTGGCGGATGCGCTTAAGCTCGTAGTGAGGTGTTTCGAGGATGGGATTCGGAATAACAATGACGCGAATCTGTTGCCGAGTTTCAATACCGCGAATTTCCTGGCGTTTCTCATTAACCAGAAAGGTGGCGACTTCCACCGGCAAATGCACCACGATTTTGGCGGTCGATTCCTTCATCGCCTCTTCTTCCAGGACGCGTAACACTGAAAGCGCGAGCGATTCGACACCGCGAATGCTACCTAAACCGCTGCACCGCGGACACACGATATGGCTAAACTCATCGAGGGAAGGCCTAAGACGTTGCCGCGACATCTCAAGGAGCCCGAATCTCGAAATGCGGCCTAATTGCACGCGAGCCCGATCCATCTTAAGGGCTTCCTGGAGGCGATTTTCGACCTGGCGTTGATTCTTTTGATTCTCCATATCGATAAAATCAATCACGATCAAGCCCCCGAGATCACGCAACCGCAGTTGGCGCGCGACTTCTTCGGCGGCCTCCACGTTCGTATTTAAGGCGGTCTCTTCGATATCGCCGCCTCGGGTAGCACGGGCCGAGTTGATATCGATCGTGATCAAAGCCTCGGTGGGTTCGATGACCAGCGAACCGCCCGAGGGAAGCTCGATCTTGCGGGCAAAGGCAGATTCAATCTGGCTTTCGATCTGATAGCGAGTGAAAAGCGGGACGCCATCTTGATATAGCTTGAGTTTGTTGAGGTTTTGCGGCATCACCTGCTGCATGAAATCGCGGGCCTTTTCGCATAGGCCCGGGTCGTCGATGAGGATCTCGGCGACGTCATTACGCAGGTAATCGCGGATCGCGCGGATTATTACGTCCCGATCCTGATAAATCAGAAAGGGGGCCGGGCGGTCTTTTGATGCCTCCTCGATCGCGCTCCACAAATGCAGCAGATAGTCGAGGTCCCACTGCAACTCCTCGGCCGCCTTGCCCATACCGGCGGTGCGGAGGATAAGTCCCATGCTTTCGGGGATATTGAGGCCACTCATGGCGTCCCGCGCCTCCTCGCGTTCCAGGCCTTCGATCTGCCGCGAGACACCCCCGGCGCGCGGGTTATTGGGCATCAATACGAGATAGCGTCCGGGAATACTAATGAAGGTGCTCAGCGAAGCGCCTTTGGTGCCGCGCTCGTCTTTCTCGACTTGTACCGTGAATTCTTGCCCCTCCCTAAGCACCTCCCGGACGTTGACACGCGCTCCACCGCGCGGCGATTCGACGAATAAGGACCGTGCGACCTCCTTCAACGGCAAGAATCCATGCCGTCCGGCGCCATAATCGACGAAGGCCGCTTCGAGGCTCGGTTCGATGCGTACGACCTTCCCTTTATAAATATTCGATTTTCTTTGTTCGCGGCCGGTGGCCTCTATATCAAGGTCGTAAAGGCGTTGTCCGTCCACAAGGGCGACACGCAACTCCTCCGGTTGAGTTGCGTTGATAAGCATTCTTTTCATTTCTGCATATTCCTGTCAGGCGCCTAGGTAATGAACGGGAGGCGCCCCGGTAAAAATTCACTATTTCCATAGCCGGTATGAGTGACATTTCTGGTATCACGAGGTGATTGGCGGCGGCCGACAGTCGCTATGATGCCCTGGTAATTATCTTAGGGTTCGGAAGGGGCGTAAGCCTCGCTTCGAGGCAAGTAACTCCGGACGAACCTGTAATTAAGCACGTACCCCGCGATCACGATTAAGCAAGCTCCCCCAGGGAACGAATCCACGCTCGCTATGAAGCTGTCCGCTCAATCGTCACTGCACCGTTGCGTTGTTTATTACGCGATAGGCTACGAATTCCTGGTAAGCTCGATAGCGCGTTTTGCGACTCCGATATACTTACCGCAAGCTTAATATAGCAACGATACAGCAATGCAGCAATCGGGCACACGAGCATGGGACTAAAAATAGGGATGCGACGGACTATGGTACACGTTCCAGCGCGCCAAATTATTGTTGATTTAGAGCATGACGGGCGTCGCATCGACAATTTTTTGGCCTGGATGCTCAAGGGGATCCCTCGGGACCGGATCTACCGGATGCTGAGAAGCGGCGAAGTTCGTGTGAACGGTGGCCGTATTCGGCAAGACTATCGCTTAACAACCGGCGAGGTACTGCGTCTGCCACCCGTGCGCATGACCCCGAACGAGGGTATGACGCCTCCCGAAAGTTTACGCGCGGCGGTACGCGATAGTGTGCTTTATGAAGATGAGGCACTTCTCGTGCTGAACAAACCGGCGCGGATCGCGGTCCATGGAGGAGTGGGGATCCGCAATGGGCTGATCGAGGTTTTACGCGATCTTAGGCCCGATGCGCCCTATATAGAGCTCGTGCATCGGCTCGATCGCGGCACTTCGGGGTGTCTGATGATCGCGAAACGGCCGCGATTCCTGCGGGCGATGCACGGTCTTATTCGGTCCGGCGCTATTGCGAAGACTTACCTGGGTCTGATAAGTGGTCATTGGCCGGTTAGCGCAGGTGTGATTAAAACCGGTCTAAAGAAAAACGGGGTACGCTCGTCCGAGCGCATGGTGTGCGTGACCGATGACGGCAAGTTTGCCGAGACACACATCGTGCCGATCGAGCGATTCAAAAACACGAGCTTGGTCCGGGTCCGGCTTAAGACCGGTAGAACGCATCAAATCCGGGTCCACACCGCCTACGCCGGTCATCCGCTGGCCGGCGATGACAAATATGGCGATAAGGCATTCAATCGAGCGATGCGACATTTCGGTTTACGGGACTTGTTTTTGCATTCTTACCGTATCGACTTTGTGGCGCCGGACTCCAGAGAGCAAGTATCCGTGCAAGCACCGTTACCGGCGGGATTGTTGTCGGTTCTCGAGTCATTGCGGCGGGACCGGGGTCACGAGGTGAGCGCCGAGTCCGCCGCACATCATCGGCGGTTGCCGTAGCCAGATAATTTAAGATAGGTTAGTGAAATGGAGCAGACTGAGATTAAAGAACAGGCTGGAAATTGGGAACACGCGCTTGTCCGCGATCTCGCTTTAGCGGCGATCACGGAGCAGCGGCGCGCGCGGCGGTGGAGTATCTTGTTCAGGTCGATCGCGGTTATTTACGTGCTGATCTTGTCGGCGTTTTACCTTTCAAGCCAATGGGAAGAAGGTTCCCTGTCCTCCGAAACGCACGCCGCCTTGGTGGACGTCGACGGAGTCATCGGATCGGATCCGCAGGCCAGCGCGGACGGTGTTATCACCGGTCTGCGCGCTGCCTTTAAGAACGATAAGACCAAAGCCGTCATCATGCGTATCAATAGTCCGGGCGGCAGCGCCGTGCACGCGGGTTATATCAACGATGAAATGTTTCGTTTGCGGGCGCTGCATCCGAACATTCCGGTGTACGCGGTAATCACGGATATCTGCGCCTCGGGTGGCTATTACATTGCCGTGGCGGCGAATAAAATTTATGCCGACAAGGCGAGCTTGGTCGGATCGATCGGGGTAGCGATGGACGGTTTTGGGTTTGTCGGTACCTTAGAGCGTCTCGGCATCGAGCGCCGGTTACATACGGCCGGTACGCACAAAGGATTTCTGGATCCATTCTCACCCGCTAACCCGGAGGATTTCAAACATCTCCAGGTAGTATTGGATCGGGTCCATCAGCAGTTTATCGATATCGTGAAAAAAGGCCGCGGCGACCGTTTGAAATCTGATCCCGCGCTGTTCACGGGGCTCGTGTGGAGCGGTGAGCAAAGCCTTAATCTGGGGCTCATTGACGCCTTGGGCAGTAGCGGTTTCGTGGCGCGCGAGATCATCGGAGTTGAGACTATCGTCGATTTTACGCATCGCGAGCATTACTTTGACCGTTGGGCCAAGCAATTGGGTGCGAGCGCAGCGAAGGTGTTCATGAACCCGATTCCAGCGCTGCGGTAGGAGCGCAATAGACCTTAACCACCCTCGGGCGCGAGGACATCAATCCCCTCGTTGCGCAGCATGCCGAGCAGATGAATAAGCGGTAGGCCAATGAGCGCGGTCGGGTCCTCGCCTTCCATCTTTTCTACCAATGCGATGCCGAGCCCCTCGGATTTGAAACTGCCGGTGCACCCAAACGGTTGTTCGGCCCAGAGATAGCGTCGTATCTGCTCCTCGTGCAAGATGCGGAAATGCACGTCAAAGGGGATGCAGGCGACTTGCATACGCCGGGTTTCGGTGTTTAATAAAGCCACTCCCGTCAAGAAACGCACACAGCGTCCGCTCAGGGCTATAAGCTGCTCGCACGCTGCCGCAAAGTGGCCCGGTTTCCCTAGCAAACGGCCGCCGCAGATGGCGATCTGATCGGACCCGATAATCAATGCCTTTGGATAATGCGGTAGGACCGCTTGCGCTTTTATGCTCGCAAGCCGTAATGCCAGATCGCCCGGATCCTCGCCCGGCGCAGGGGATTCATCCACATCGGGGACGCGGATGGAAAAGGGCAAGCCGAGGCGCTGCAGCAAAGCCTTCCGGTAAGGTGACGACGATGCTAAGACCAAGGACCGAAGATGAGTTTGCGTCACATCGGGCATCGGCGTTCCGGATCGATCGGTCACACCGCAGGCACTTGTTGCGTAAGGCAGTGAAAAGCGCCCAATCCCCAAACGAGATCGGTGCAATCGATGCCTATGATCTCACGCCGGGGGAAGCAGGATTGAATAATGTCCGTCGCCGCGGCATCCATCGGATCGTTAAAAAACGGCACTAACACCACCCGGTTGGCGATGTAAAAGTTCGCATAACTCGCCGGCAAACGCGTGCCGTCATAATAAACCGGGGCAGGCATCGGTAAGGTTTTGATGGTCAGCGGCCGGCCGTCGAGGCCCCTCATCGATCTCAGCCGCAACAGGTTGTCCTCGAGCGGAGCGAAGTTATCGTCATCCGGATCTTCTTCGACGACCGTGACGACCGTATCGGCGGATACGAAGCGAGTGAGATCATCCACATGACCATCGGTATCATCGCCGAGGATCCCCTCGCCCAACCACAGCACCTTTTCGATGCCCAGAAATTCGCGCAGTCGCCACTCGATCTCGGCGCGGTTCAGATGCGGATTGCGATTGGGGTTAAGCAGGCATTGCTCGGTGGTCAGCGCCAGTCCCGCGCCGTTCACGTCGATCGAACCTCCCTCCAAGATAAATTCGGCTTTATAACAGGGGACGGCGAGTGCCTCGGCCATCCGCGCGGGGATGGCGTTGTCCAGATCGTAAGGCGGATATTTTTCTCCCCAGGCATTGTATTCGAAGTCAATCGCGGCAAGCTTATCGCCGCCTGGACGGGTCACGAACACCGCACCGTGGTCGCGGCACCAGGCATCGTTGGTAGGAAAGCGATGAAATTCGATGGCGCCTGAGATCCCCGCGCACAGCGAGCGCACGTGCCGTTCGTGAAATTCATCGAGCACGTTGATGCGCACCGTCTCGCTGCGCACGAGCGCCTTCACCATCTTGACGACGATGGGCTCAATGGCTGCGAATTTCCCGGGCCAGCTCTCGCGTTTATGGGGCCACGACATCCAAGTGGCTTGGTGGGGTGCCCATTCCGCGGGCATGCGAAAGCCTCCTGCGGCCGGTGACGCGTCTGGGCTTGCTCGCGACACTTTGCAGAGCTTCCTTAGAAGGTGTCACCCGCGTCGTCTTGCATGCCGATGTCCGGTCTCTCGTGTTCCTGGCCCTGAAATACTGGTACATAATAGCAACGCGAGGCAGCGAAGAAAACTCGGTGGAAGCGGAAAGGGTGTGGTGAAAGCATTAGTGCTCGTAGCGGTAAACGACATGATATTCCGCGTGATCTCGGACGCCGGACAGCATGTAGGCAACTTGAAGAAAATCCGGGGTGTATGGAAGTTCAAGGCCATCGGATATGACAGTAACGGTTTTGTGATCCCGGGCGGCGGGCCGCTCACGGACCGGCATAATACGGTATTCGACAGTCCGGACCCGAGTCTCCTTACCTCGATACTGCTCGGGTGAGCGTCGGACTGACCCTACTTCCGAAACGACCAGCACGATCGAGTGGCGACAAAGTTGAGTATACTAGTCAACGATGTCTACCATCCTCCAATCCGTCGGCCAGACGCATGACGGCGTTACCATCACGGATGTCTTGCATCGGCCGCTGCGGGATCTGCGGATCTCGGTCACCGACCGTTGCAACTTCCGTTGCCCGTACTGCATGCCCAAGGAGGTGTTTGGGCGGGATTGGGCGTTCTTACCGCGCGCGGAGCTATTGAGCTTTGAAGAAATCGTCCGCCTGGCGCGGGTCTTTGTTACCCTTGGAATCGAGAAGATCCGGATCACGGGAGGCGAGCCCTTATTACGCCGCGATCTGCCGAAGCTCATCGCGGGGATTGCGCGTATCGAGGGTGCCCGCGACCTGACACTCACTACCAACGGCGCGTTGTTGTCGCGCATGGCGGACGACTTGAAGCAGGCGGGGTTGCAGCGATTGACCGTGAGCCTAGACGCCATCGATGAAGCCGTCTTTCGGGCGATGAGCGATGTCGACATCCCGGCGGCGCGGGTACTGGAGGGTATCGACGCCGCGGTCGCGGCCGGTTTGCATCCGATCAAGGTCAACATGGTGGTCAAGCGCGGAATGAATGACCATTGCATCGGCGCGATGGCCGGGCACTTCCGCCATACGGGCCATATCCTGCGGTTTATCGAATACATGGATGTCGGCGATAGCAACGGCTGGCGCATGCAGGACGTGGTTCCGGCCCGCGAGATCATCGGCGCCATTGAAAAGGAGTGGCCCCTCGAACCCCTCGAGCGGAACTACCCGGGCGAAGTAGCCACCCGCTATCGCTATCGTGACGGGGGAGGGGAGATCGGGATGATCGCTTCGGTAACCCAGCCCTTCTGCCGGGGATGCACGCGCAGCCGGATCACGGCCGACGGAACGTTCTACGCGTGCTTATTCGCCACGCGCGGGCACGATCTCCGCCAACTATTGCGCCAGCGCGCGAGCGACGGCGAGATAGGCGCGTTTATTTCCTCCGTGTGGCGGGGACGCAGCGATCGCTATTCCGAGATCCGCCGCGGCGCCGGCATCGGTTTACCCAAGGTCGAGATGTCGCGAGTCGGCGGGTGATTAGAAGCAAGATGAAAAAAGGATACGCGCGGGGCTGCCCGCCTGCCCATGCCGCGCGCGAGCTGCGCTTCTTACCGCTAGGGCTTACATTATGTCTCATGACCGGCCCATGCGCGGCCGAGTCGCTCGACGCCGCCGTGCGGGCCCAGGCGCAAAACCAGGACCAAGGGATCCAATCCCAGGCGCGGGTCGAAAAGCTCGACGACGCCACACAGGCGATGCTGAATGAATACCGAGACGGCATCCGGGAACTCGAAAGTCTGCGGGTCTACCACGCGCAAGTGCAAAGGGAGGTCCGGAGCCAGGAGACCGAGCGCGCCTCGATCGAGAAACAGCTCGCCGAGATCGAGGTGACCCAGCGCGGCATCGTGCCCTTGATGCTCCGGATGCAGGAAACGCTCGAAAAGTTCGTGAAGATGGACGTGCCTTTCCTGGAAGCGGAGCGTAACAAGCGGATCGGCGAGATTAAAACCATGATGGACAGCTCGGAGGTGACGCTTGCCGAGAAATACCGCAGGCTCATGGAGGCCTACCAAGTGGAGACCGAGTACAGCCGCACCATCGAAGCCTACCGCGGCGATCTGAAAGAGAAGGATGACGAGGGCAAGAAGCAGACCCGCGCCGTCGATTTCCTGCGCTTCGGGCGGCTCGCGCTCTATTACCTGACGCTGGACGGGCTTGAAGCAGGCTATTGGGATCCCAAAGCCAAGCGCTTCGAGAAGCTGCCCAGCAAGTATCGCAACGACATCGAGCGCGGGCTGCGCATCGCGCGCAAGCAGGCGGCCCCCGATCTCTTGAAGCTGCCGGTGCCGGTAGTGGAGGCGGAGTCATGAGACAGTTCATCGCTGTCCTGCTGGCGCTCGGAGGCATAGCGTTCGCGGAGGCCAAAGAACCGGCCTCCTTGGCCGAACTGGTCAAGCAGGTCCGGGAGGAGCGCATCCTCGAGAGCAAGGCCCTGGCCGCCCGCGAGCAGGAGTTTCGCAAGGCGCGCGACCAACAGGTGGTGCTGCTCGAGAAGCTCCGTGCCGAGCTAAGCAGCGAGCGCAGACTCGGCGAGGCGCTGAAAGCGCGCTATGAAGAGAATGACCTGTTTCTCAACACCCAAACGGCAATCCTGCAAGAAAAGACCGGCTCGCTCGGGGAACTTTTCGGCGTGGCGCGCCAGGTCGCAAAAGACACCCACGGGATCTTGACCACCTCGCTCGTCTCGGCGCAGAAGCCCAAGCGCGACGCCGTGCCCGCCAGTCTCGCGGAACGCAAGGACAACCCCTCCATCGACGAGCTGGAACAGCTTTGGCTAGTGATGCTCGATGAGATGCAGGAGTCCGGCGCGATCGGACGCTTTAAGACGGCGGTCACCTTGCCGGACGGGACCCAGCGGGATCAGAAAGTCGTGCGCCTTGGGGCCTTTAACCTCCTTTCCGGCGGCCATTATCTGCACTATCTGCCCGAGACCGGACGCATCGTGGAGCTCGGCCGCCAGCCCGCGGGGCGCTTCCTCGAACTAGCCGAGGACTACGAGCGCGCGAAATCGGGCCTCCTGCCCGTGGCGCTCGATCCCTCTCGAGGCTCGATCCTGAACCTCATGGTGGAGTCCCCCAGCGTTACCGAGCACATCGCACGCGCCGGGAGCATCGGTTATGTGATCCTGGCGCTCGGCGGGCTCGCCTTGCTCATCGTGATCGAGCGCGCCATCGCGCTTGCGCTGGCCCGCCGCAAGGTCGAGCACGCGCGGCGGAACGGGGTGGCGGCGAGCGACAACCCGCTCGGCCGGCTACGGCAGGTCGCGGAGCAGAACCCGCGGCTCGACGCCGACAGCCTGGCCTTCAAGCTAGATCAGGCGATGCTCGGCGAGGCGCCGCGTTTCAAGCGCTCGCTGCCGACCCTCGCGGTCTTCGCCACTGCGGCGCCCCTGCTCGGGCTACTCGGTACGGTGGCCGGGATGATCGACACCTTTCAATCGATGGCGCTCTTCGGTGCGGGCGATCCCAAACTGGTCTCGGCCGGGATCTCGCTAGCGCTCGTCGCCACCGAGCTCGGCCTGCTGGTGGCGATCCCCGTCCTGCTCCTGCACAGCTGGCTAAGCAGCAAGAGCAACCGGCTGATCCAAGTGCTGGAGGAGGAGCTGGCGGGCATCGTAGCGCAGCGCGAGGCCAAAGCGCATGGCGTCCATCCTTGAGTTCCTGGACCGCCTGCTCGGGTTTCTCGATCGAGGCGGGAACGCGATGCCGTTTATCCTCCTCTTATCGCTCTGCATGTGGGTGCTGATCCTGGAACGCTACTGGTTCTTGCGCTTCACCTTTCCGGCGGAGTTCGCGCGCGCGCGGGACGCCTGGGGCGCCCGGCGCGAGCGGCGCTCGCGCACCGCGCGCTACGTGCGCATGCATTTGGCCGCCAGCCTCGGCGCCTCGGCGCG
Coding sequences:
- a CDS encoding MotA/TolQ/ExbB proton channel family protein; the protein is MRQFIAVLLALGGIAFAEAKEPASLAELVKQVREERILESKALAAREQEFRKARDQQVVLLEKLRAELSSERRLGEALKARYEENDLFLNTQTAILQEKTGSLGELFGVARQVAKDTHGILTTSLVSAQKPKRDAVPASLAERKDNPSIDELEQLWLVMLDEMQESGAIGRFKTAVTLPDGTQRDQKVVRLGAFNLLSGGHYLHYLPETGRIVELGRQPAGRFLELAEDYERAKSGLLPVALDPSRGSILNLMVESPSVTEHIARAGSIGYVILALGGLALLIVIERAIALALARRKVEHARRNGVAASDNPLGRLRQVAEQNPRLDADSLAFKLDQAMLGEAPRFKRSLPTLAVFATAAPLLGLLGTVAGMIDTFQSMALFGAGDPKLVSAGISLALVATELGLLVAIPVLLLHSWLSSKSNRLIQVLEEELAGIVAQREAKAHGVHP